TATTCCTtccatgtatttatataatacacAATTATTATTGAAGGGAGATTCACACTTGAAATTCATGGAGCTGAGAAAggaatgttcatttatttttatgcctctttttattctatatttccATTAGCCCAGTTTCcacacaaaaattatttttccattaatttattcaatTTGCTTCCTTGTGTCagactcctctctcctcttctcttcctcccattcACACACTCCTCCTCATTGCCTCCTCCCTTTAAGGAGAAGACCCCCAAAGATACCATCCCACTCTGAGACATCCAGTCACAGCAAGACTAAAACTATCCTATCCCACTGACAAAAAACTATTAATGAACTTTCATGCTGTGTCTATATCTGACCAATTGTTAGGCACATCGGaaagcaaaaattatttttacttaggTTTTTCTTCTGAGTCCTTAAGATAAAAACTTTGTTTGGGAGGTATGGGGACAATGGTTCATTATCAGCTCAAACAGCATGGATGTAGCAAAAAGACCGTGAAGTATGTGGTAATTAGATAGAATGAGGTGTTCAGCTAGTGAGATGAGTCAATTGATAATGGCATCAGGTATGAGAGATCAATTCCTAGTCTCATTAAGTTGTATTCTTCCCCATCGCATATACAGTTTTATTATGTCATTCTATAATACTGTGAATCACATGAAGTATAtggttaaaattaatttaatgtcCATTAATGTACTAATGTACATTGATGGATTAAACTTGGACTCTTGGTCTCAAGCAGTTTTATTGAGTCATTTTTAAATACACCAGTAAATTATAGGCTCAAAGACCTGAAGCATTTCAGGACCTAATATAGACATATTCATATGATATTCAGGTAATTGATGCCAATTTCTTACACTAGCACAAAAGCACATGGGCTTTAGAGCTAATGGATCCCACTCTCATTTTATGGTCTGGATTTAGCAAATACTGATAGATGTTCTGGAAGAAAATAACTCATGGTAAGCATTGTTCTTTGCTATACACAGGATACGGAATAGAGATAATCTATTGTGAAGCACAGAGTTTGGTGACTTAAATATGTATTCACATGAGTGTTACACAGCTCAGTCTATACACTAGAAGGCAGATGCATAAGCAAGTACCAGCCTTAGGTAGAAATGGGAGGAAGAATATCTGAGAGCATCCATGGCCAGGATTCATCAAGTAAGAAAGGAAGTGGAGAGGAGGGTGAAGGTTAAAGAACAAACATTAATGTCAGGATTTTTAGCAGAAAGGCTTTATGCTGAAGCCACAAAGGATTTGGTCTTGatatatgtactggctggttttgtgtgtcaacttgacacaggctggagttatcacagagaaaggagtttcagttggggaagtgcctccatgagatccaactgtgaggcatttctcaattagtgatcaagggggagagtcccttgtggatggtacaatccctgggctggtattcttgggttctttaagagagcaggttgagcaagccagggggagcaagccagtaaggaacatacctccatggcttctgcatcagctcctgcttcctcacatgtttgagttccagtcctgacttccttttgtgatgaacaacaatgcagaactgtaagctgaataaaccctttcctccccaacttgtttcttggtcatgtttgtgcaggaatagaaaccccgactaagacagtaTAGTAGCATAGTCATCCGTAGCTGCTTGGCCAGTGTAAGCTAATTCCTGTttccatatgaaaagaaaatgaatagggctgctatgaacatagtagagcatgtatccttattacatggtggggaatcctctgggtatatgcccaggagtggtatagcaggatcttctggaagtgaggtgcccagttttcggaggaaccgccagactgatttccagagtggttgtaccaatttgcaaccccaacagtggaggagtgttcctctttctccacaccctttccaacacctgctgtctcctgaatttttaatcttagccattctgactggtgtaagatgaaatcttagggttgttttgatttgcatttccctaatgactaatgaagttgagcattttttaaggtgtttctctgccatctgaagttcttcaggtgagaattctttgtttaactctgtaccccattttttaatagggttgtttggttttctgtagtctaacttcttgagttctttatatatattggatattagccctctatctgatgtaggattggtgaagatcttttcccaatttgttggttgccgatttgtccttttgatggtttcctttgccgtacagaaactttgtaattttatgaggtcccatttgtcaatttttgatcttagagcatatgctattggtgttctgttcagaaactttctccctatatagatatcctcaagggtcttccccagtttcttttctattagcttcagagtgtctggctttatgtggaggtccttgatccatttggatttgagcttagtacaaggagacaaggatggatcaattcgcattcttctgcatgctgacctccagttgaaccagtagcatttataattgtcagatgctggaaagaacccaggtatccctcaacagaagagtggatgcaaaaaaaatatctacacaatggagtactattcagccattagaaacaatgaattcatgaaattcttaggcaaatggatgatggagctagagaacatcatactaagtgaggtaacccagactcaaaaggtgaatcatggtatgcactcactaataagtggatattaacctagaaaactggaatacccaaaacataatccacacatcaaatgagatacaagaagaacggaggagtggccccttgttctgagaagactcagtgaagcagtatagagcaaaatcagaacagggaagtgggaagggttgggtgggaaaacagggggagggaaggggactgatgggacttttggggagtgggggtccaggaaaggggaaatcatttgaaatgtaaataaatatatcaataaattaaaaaaatacttggtaaaaaaaagaaatgtaaataaattaaaaaaattctaaaaaaaataaaaaaataaagatgtagtattattcaaaatggaaaaaaaaagaaaaagaaaatgaagatgttACCAGTAGAAACCTCTGACATGAAGGAAACCCATACATTAAATAAGCAAATATTGACTATATCTTCACatcaaacacagaaaaagacatttattttggaaaacattTACCCCTTTAaattccctttttattttatttctttaaagatttatttatttatttatttatttatttatttatttatttattatatgtaagtacactgtaactgtcttcagacactccagaagagggcgtcagatcttgtaacagatggttgtgagccaacatgtggttgctgggatttgaacttagaaccttcagaagagcagtcagtgctcttaactgctgagccacctctccagccctgtaaccCCCTTTTTATAGAATGTTTTTCTGCCCTCCATGTGAATAGACAGAAGCCTTTCTTCAAATGCAGCATGTATGTGTGGTTCCCAGTGAAGCAACTGTCTTGTTTGAAATGACAATCCTTAAAATTGAGTTAAGTAGAACAGTGCTCCCATATTGGAAGCTATATTCAAATTTGAGAATGAATCTATGACTTAAAGAAAGTATGTCTATCCTGGGTAGTACATGATTTTGGTCTTGAAAATGTCATGGAATGTTGGTAACAGTAAGTGATATAATATTGTTTATCCTTTTTCAGTTGGATGGTTTAACTGACAGACACCACCCTAGTCCTCTGATATCTTTATCTCCCCTCAGACTGTTTTATGGAAGACAGAGTTCTTCAGCGCATCTTTCACATCTTTATTCCGAAGAGTGTAAATCAGAGGGTTGAGTAGTGGGGTGACAAAGGTGTAGACCAGGGCGATTTCGCGGTCCTCATCCTCTGAGGTGCTGGAGCGAGGCCTCAAGTATACAAGGCTACAGCAGCCATACTGCAGCAAGACCACAGTGAGGTGGGAAGAGCAGGTAGAGAAGGCCCTCTGGCGACCTTCTGCAGAGCGCATGCGGAGAATTGTAGAAGCAATGAACACATAGGAGATACAAATCAGCAGGAAAGGGACTGTCAGCACCAGGATGCCCACTACATAGAGGACTGCCTGGTGCACGTGGATGTCAGCACAGGCTAGGCGCAGGACTGGAGGTACATCACACAGGAAGTGGTTGATTTCCCGGTCATGTCCACAGAAAGGCAAGGTGAAAATTAAGGCAGTGAGCTGCAAGGAGAGAAATAGTGCCAAGCTCAAAGAGCCTATCACCATCTCAACACACAGCTTCTGGGTCATGATGAGGCTGTAGTGCAGAGggtggcagatggccacataccTGTCATAGGCCATGACTGCCAAgagaaagcagtcagtgcttccTAGAGTTACAAAGAAGAACATTTGTGTCCCACAACCAGCCAGTGATATTGGTTTCTGGGCTCCAAAGATGTTAGAAAGCATCAAAGGCACCACATCTGTGGTGTAGCAGATttccaagacagacagactgctgaggaagaaatacatgggtgtgtgcagggcGCTGTGGGTGCTCACCACACAGATGATGGCTGTATTACCACAGAGGATCATCAAATAcagcaggagaaagaggaggaaaaggagagccTGGAATTCAGGGACAGTGGTGAAGACACGGAACACAAACTCAGGGGTCCCAGATTGATTGAGGACAGCCTTCCCAGTCAGCATGTCTTgtgtggaaaacaaacaaacaaataagcaaatacagGTAATGCAGACTCTTATTTACTGAGTTACTTCAAGCCTGAAGAAAATCAGGGAGACTGAACTgactttttcttctgtgattttcttcttaaaatttagTTTCAATGCCAATATTTGGAAATAAATTCACAGTTAAAAGTCTGATATATTTTTCCTTAGAAATTTTAGTAATGGAGATGCTTGTCTACAGACAAATTCTCAAATGAATCTGGTAGATGCCTCTTCCAGTTATTTCAGTATTATTATTTAACTGAGAAGTCCTAACATTTTGTTTGTgtataaaatagtatattttgTACATATCTTCAAACAGGATAAAATGATGTATTTAACTAGGTTTAAAGCTAGATAAATGGATGCAGCATTCACATTTTTGATATAGATTCTTACTCAGGTGCAATATATGCAGATATTAGTGTGTAAAGCCCATGTAAAGATCTTGGGTTTTTTGCAATAAGGTTAAACGACTACCAAGATGAAGAAACACAATCATAAACATGCAGATACTTCCTCTATCACTTTCACCTTTATGCATCAGAACTCTAATCACTCTTTCACCTTCATTGCTGAGAATTAGTTTAACTATGTTtcaattcctgcatgtaatggtAATTTATGTACTTTATGGTGCATAAATATGTACTTCTCCTTCATGTCTGCAAAAGTTACTCAGGTTGTTCTAGCATTTCCGTGTATTAATTCTCTGTCCTCATAGCTCTCCATGCCTTAAATGTGGCCATACTCCATTTACATCCAGTTTGGACTCCATAACAACCTGGGCTATCTTTTATGACATACGCTTTTCATATATTTcctgttttatgtttttctaaatCTCCTTCTGTAAGCCAAAGCTTTTcaattcagatttaaaaaaattacctgaCCATGAATTAAACAGAATTGTGTTAAGATTAGAGTAGTGTTACCTGAGATATGAATGgatgacaaagaaataaaaaaatgcattagCAAAATTAAGTTTTACATGAAAAGTATTGTGTGAAATGATGAAAGCGTAATAAGCATTACGAATTGCATAATAATTATAGATGAAGCATTTTCCATTTGATTGCaactgtattttaattatttaaagaaacaataaaatgttatatagtttaaagaaaaacattgcaAAAATAATTCTATACTAAGCCAAAGTGAATTGTGTTCTAAAGCAGTAGGAACATTGTCTGAGATTTACAAGGACATAGGAATATATATTGTTAACTATAATCAAAACAACTTTTCAATAAAGACTCTACATTCCTGGATTATCAATTAGAATATATAACTCCAGACTAGGAATTCATCATGTAAAATAGTGTTTTGAATAATCACacatgaaatatatattaaaaatgaatcattaatgCAAAATAGATTACTAGGAATAATAAAACATGTAATATGAAACCATgtgcataaaaatatacataatataatctACAAATGTAAAATACCTGCTCATATTTTAGCCCAAAATTTGTGTAGTCAGGAATGCcacaagaaataaaattatgcaaATAACCTCAGTCTAAATAAAGAtgattgaaagtagattttactAAGGTGTTAATAGCTAGGAGCATTCATTTCAAAATAGTCACACATAGCTGAAGAATTAGATTATTCATTTCTAAAAgccatattattaaaaatatacagtaCAAGCGgttgaaaattaaagaaatatgatCAAATTCTAAAGTAAAATTACTGTAAATAAATCAAGAAAGGTGAATAATCAAATGATAAATATGTTTGACTCAGGTTTATGTTCTCTaagagtatatatatgtatatatatacacatatatatacacatacatatgtaatgtgtgtgagtgtatatatatatatgtgtgtgtgtgtatgatgtatgtatgtatgatgtatgtatgtatgtattgtatgtacgtatgtacttAAACAGGCAGTATTTATTCGGTGGGATGTGTAAAGATAGAAAGGGTAACGTCAGTTTTAGAATTATGCTTTaccaagttttgtttttttttctatctaggCAATGGTGGGCATGGGTTTCCTGTCACTGTGTGGCCCTCAAGTTAAATCAGACATAGGTTGGTCACTCCTGCAATTGccttgttttacatttatttatttatttgtttgtttatttatttactgtagtATTTAATTGTTGTCTATAGGGGGCCTGCTCcattctgaagggaaatggaggtggAGTAGATTTGACAGAGAGGGGAAGTAGCAGAGAGCTAGGAGGATTAGAGGGATGACAAACTGtgatgtgcatgtgcatgcattgtataaaagaagaatttatattcaacaataaagaagaaatgtagTTTACTTATTAAACACAAGCAAACCGAAGCAACATAGAGTAGTTATTGGTGGAACAaacagaatacacacatacacatacacacacacacacacacacactcagtgagACAGCCACAATCACAAGCACTCTGAAGTGAACCATAGTGGGGAATTATTAACAATCAGCTATTCAATTGGTGTGTTATGTCAACCAGCACAACTCACTCTGTACATGCTTCATGATGACTGCTTGACTGACAAGTGCAAAGCACCCCCTACAGGATATTTGAGTATTCTGAACTTCCATAATGGCTTGTTTGATTATAATTCATTCCACCTTGCCTAAAAACAGCATATACTGTCAGTaataattttatatgcatttaaTTATATCTAACCAGATGTGACAGTAACTATAAAGTATTTAATGAGTGCTAGCAATGTTATACTTTAGAAATAGTTAATAATTATGCATATAAGTGTTACAATCAGACAACCATAAACCATAACCACAAGAATCCACAAGAATGAAATCAATGAGAAGaggattttataattttctattcCTGTTTGATATCAGTATGGTGTctcactttattttaaattaatacatgATGAACTGTAGAAAGGctttgatttttcttaatttttataatcaAAGTAAAACTCTTGACATTTTGTCCGAAGGTTGATGGattcttcacttgatcttagtcaaaaggctgagaagtggTAAGTTAATGGATTCTTACCTCTCAATCttccaaaataaaagaacaacTGACCAGGTGAACAGTAAGCAACATGCCAGTGAATATACTTAAAGAAGAATAAATGTGCATCCACTGACAAATCCTACTGTActtaaaaacaaaggaatatttttaTCTGCCAATTAAAATAAAGCTAAAATTTTCATTAgaggaaaactaatttttcatatTGTAAGTCCATGAATGACTAAAAGTCTatgttttaatattaattttctcaggagtaataaattttatttgatgttttaaagataagaaaatgGGACATTTGCTCCAGGTTACAATATTATGTATTGCAATGGGAATTTAAACATAGGCTCACTACTGCTTAGCCTCTTGCCTTAATTGCTTTATTTCTTGATCTCCAGGACCATTCTCATTGTTTCATAATCTGAGAAATAGACCTGAGAACAAACATTCCTTCCTCCTTTAGTTTCTGAGACATGAGAGTATTTAGAACTGCACTAGTAGAGTATCCAATCAATTTATAATTACCAGTCATTATGATTTCAACACAATTACAAGGCTTAAAATCCTAACATTTAAACTTATTTCTCAAATCCTACATATGGAAATTCATTCCTATGGGGAAATTTAAGTTGAATATAAAGAAAAGCTAAAAACTAGTTCACATGATTTTTAAGATCTCAtggtacataaatatatttaaccAAATAATCAAAGGACAgaatttattttttgggggggggagaatgGAAAATTTTTTTGATTAAGGAACACATTATGCAAATTTAGTAATAATGACATTTTATAATTCAGCAAAAGtaagagacctgggaggtgagagaccatcaggactcaaagggagggaccttagatgaaatgactgacAGTAGAGAGAGTGAATTTATAGAGCCCAACTCCAGTAGGAAGACTGGGAATAAAGTGAGTGAGGGGTtaccatcccatagtcaaaactctgaccatATTTGTTACTGTCTGAAACAACTGCAGGGATctaaatggagaggagcctggggaaaagaaggtccagtaatAGGCCTAAAGTGGGATTCAGTTCAAGgtgaggccccaaggcctgacactattactgaggctctGGAGTgatcacaaaaagggacctattatGACTGCCTTCCAAatgacccaacaagtagctgaaagagtcagatgcagatatttacatccattcaaaggacagaagctgctgaccactattgttgaattaggaaaaggctggaagaagatgaggaggagggttaccctgtaggaggaccagcagtttcaattaacctggacccctgaaaaCTCTCAGACACTAGAACAACTACCAGGCAGCATAacccagttgatatgaggcccccaacacatatacatcagaggagtgctgggtctgggttcagtcagagaagatacatgtaactctcaagagactgggagtcccagggagtttagaggtctggttgggtggagggttcaggtggggacatcctcatggagacagggggtggggaggaggtatgtgatgtggaagagtttgagggtggacaggggaaggggtgaataaaatctggagggtaatatatatatatatatatatatatatatcaaaatgaaaagaaaattattaaaagatattgaaagatttttaaaactcttaaaggtaaacaaacacataaaatctAATTTCATTAGTATTCAAATAAACAGACCAATGCAAAACAACTTTCTGAGACCAAATTAAATATAATTGATGAATGATATACCTGCTTGTGGCATTTGAAATTGAGAGACAGGTCTATTCTCAAATATCCACACTGGGTATAattgctatatatttttattgtggtACAACTGGATACTGTACAGTGAAGGACTAGAAGAAAAGTATACATTTTGATCAGGAATATTGCCTTGAGGATTTTTTTCAAACTACGTATCTATAAAATATAGATAGTTATATTTGCTACAATTTTCAGTGGAATAAAGCAAAACTATGAAAAAGTATCAACAAGAGAAGGGTACTAAAGGATGCAGTGCAAGTCTCTGAAACAGTTTAAAGTGATAGTGTGGAAAAATCTAACAAAATCAGGAAAACTGTTAATAAAGAGATTGTAAAACAGCATACCACTTAAAATACTCACACGTTAAAAGTACATATCTGGAAATATTAAGTATTGGCATTGTGAGATTGATGGGGTTCTCCTTCTGTTTAttgctttgtatttctttgtgtaaatgtattaTAACGATTGGGAACAGTTATCTAGTTATTACTGAAGAATCTGGGATTTGCTCAGCACTTGAGAACGTTTGAGGAGATAGAGTGGTAGAGTGCTAATTGATTAGATTTGTGGTAAGATCCAAGTTTTAAGTCCAGTACTCTTGCTTGCAAATTTAATTTTCACTGTTACTACATTGTACGcattgtttagctctctaccatGTGACAGAGTATACAAATATGGGCTCTGTGAATAATTTACAAATGCCAAATGTTTTAAAGGTGAAATATTCCTGGGCTTAACAGAATCTAGAGAATGCCTCCTTACAGCTCTCTCATTAGGGTGGAGTTCTTGGATACTTACTCTTTCATCTCATCTTTTCTGTAATGGAGGGTGAAGTTCTTTAGCACCGTGTCTTCCCAGGATGTGTTGCTCTTTTAAATCTTTAATAATAAGAAAATgattaaaagacaaagaaatataaaaacaaaatacatcaaGCATATCAAATAAGGTAAAAGTTGGTTCCAGAAATCAATCAGGAATGGTCAGTTTCTTAAAGCAAGAAAACCGAGATAGCAATGTCATAACCATGAACAGTTAGTTGTTCTGGATCTGACTCATTACATATTCTTCTTGTGGATCAAATAAGACAGAGATGCTTGGAATCTGATGTCTTCAAGCACAAATTCCAAAAGAGTGTTGTCAAGGAAAAAGAGCTCCTATATTCAAGGTCCGTCTATGGGAtcaaaacattattaaaaatccaaatttgaatttcaaaattaaatattcacCTGACTTCTAGTCACTACTAAAaactttgtgtgtgcacacatttccATGTGACACTCAAACACTTCTTTTTCCTAATACAACAGTCTCTGCAAACCCATTGATTTCACTTTAATCATTAATATTCTATGGCTTTCTCCAAGCCTGTTTTTGGAGACAACTCCAACCTTTCTATCATATTTATGTAATGAATACACATGCTCGAGAGTGTTTACTTTGCCTTTTAGGAATCTGACActtaaaataatcaatttttgTTAGAGTCAATTTGATAAATATTACATTTATAGTTATATTAAATTTTACAAGATGgctgtttatttgtttcatttatttctgtattcctgctcatttatttgttttagtttgaCCTAAATTATATTAATTTGTTAATCTCTAATCCTTTAAATCCACTTTCAAAGTAAATATTGAGTCACTCTTTCTACAATCCAGTTATGCCATAATTATTTTGTATCATATAGACTATGACTTCTCTCTTTTCAATTATCATTCATTACATTTCTCTGTTGCagacaataatattaataataatattaaataatgatAAACTCAGTTGAGATAATTGATTAGTCATTGTTCAATGATTAATGGACATAGACAATGGAAATAATAGACAATGGAaagcacaaaaatatttttttacatcAGTCAGTTTAGTAGTACTTTGCAACAATCATTCCTCAGTGCTTGAATGTCTAACGGTAACCAGGTATT
This portion of the Apodemus sylvaticus chromosome 1, mApoSyl1.1, whole genome shotgun sequence genome encodes:
- the LOC127677941 gene encoding olfactory receptor 10Q1-like — protein: MLTGKAVLNQSGTPEFVFRVFTTVPEFQALLFLLFLLLYLMILCGNTAIICVVSTHSALHTPMYFFLSSLSVLEICYTTDVVPLMLSNIFGAQKPISLAGCGTQMFFFVTLGSTDCFLLAVMAYDRYVAICHPLHYSLIMTQKLCVEMVIGSLSLALFLSLQLTALIFTLPFCGHDREINHFLCDVPPVLRLACADIHVHQAVLYVVGILVLTVPFLLICISYVFIASTILRMRSAEGRQRAFSTCSSHLTVVLLQYGCCSLVYLRPRSSTSEDEDREIALVYTFVTPLLNPLIYTLRNKDVKDALKNSVFHKTV